One stretch of Corynebacterium auriscanis DNA includes these proteins:
- the manA gene encoding mannose-6-phosphate isomerase, class I, which translates to MEILRGKVRNYDWGSTQALAQLEGRTVPSQKPEAEKWFGAHPGSPSELASAQSPTTLLDLIQQDPQATLGHDVALRYGRLPFLLKLLAADRALSIQVHPTKQQAEEGFARENAEGVPPDAFHRNYKDDNHKPELLVALTEFHVLAGFRPVARTLELFDILDVAPLAPFTAQLQRSPNGQGMRSVLQGFFTLDSGDLSLLLDALLPRVHDLVGGAAGLPDWMVRTLRGIATIAEEYPGDVGILVALLLNHLTLQPGDAIYLAAGQLHAYLSGLGVEIMANSDNVLRGGLTSKHIDVAELMSLVSCEPLADPTLRADAEGFYLTPAPEFDLQWLKPGLRHEVEGPAIILSVDDSVIVDGNSLAPAEAAWVGANDATVQVSGRAFVARVGKH; encoded by the coding sequence GTGGAAATTTTGCGAGGAAAGGTTCGCAACTACGACTGGGGTTCCACACAGGCCCTTGCTCAGCTGGAGGGCCGTACTGTGCCTTCCCAGAAGCCCGAAGCTGAAAAGTGGTTCGGCGCACACCCGGGTAGTCCCAGCGAGTTGGCTTCGGCGCAAAGCCCCACGACCCTCCTCGACCTGATCCAGCAGGACCCGCAGGCCACTCTCGGCCATGACGTCGCGCTGCGCTACGGTCGCCTGCCCTTCCTGCTGAAATTGCTGGCGGCGGACCGCGCCCTGTCCATCCAGGTACATCCCACTAAGCAGCAGGCAGAAGAGGGGTTTGCCCGTGAAAACGCGGAGGGCGTGCCCCCCGATGCTTTCCACCGCAACTACAAGGACGATAACCACAAGCCCGAGCTGTTGGTCGCCCTCACGGAGTTCCATGTACTAGCAGGTTTCCGTCCGGTCGCGCGCACCCTCGAGCTGTTCGACATCCTCGATGTTGCCCCCCTCGCTCCTTTCACTGCTCAACTGCAGCGCAGCCCCAATGGCCAAGGGATGCGGTCGGTGTTGCAAGGGTTCTTTACCCTAGATTCGGGTGATCTATCCCTTCTTCTCGACGCCCTCCTGCCCCGCGTCCATGACCTCGTGGGCGGGGCAGCAGGCCTCCCCGATTGGATGGTGCGCACCCTCCGCGGCATCGCCACCATTGCGGAGGAATACCCCGGGGATGTAGGAATCCTGGTGGCACTGCTGCTCAATCACCTCACGCTCCAACCGGGTGATGCGATATACCTGGCGGCAGGCCAGCTGCATGCCTACTTAAGTGGCTTGGGGGTGGAGATTATGGCGAACTCGGATAACGTGCTGCGCGGTGGTCTGACCAGCAAGCACATTGATGTTGCTGAGCTGATGTCTCTCGTGTCATGTGAACCCCTTGCAGATCCAACGTTGCGAGCCGATGCGGAGGGTTTTTACCTCACCCCGGCTCCAGAGTTCGACTTGCAGTGGCTCAAGCCAGGGCTGCGGCACGAGGTCGAGGGGCCCGCGATCATCCTGAGCGTTGACGATTCTGTGATTGTCGATGGCAACTCTTTGGCCCCGGCTGAGGCCGCGTGGGTGGGAGCAAATGATGCCACCGTGCAGGTCAGCGGCCGGGCATTTGTCGCCAGGGTGGGCAAACACTAA
- a CDS encoding phosphomannomutase/phosphoglucomutase, protein MTDAQATGQHQTWSREDVAAMIKAYDVRAVVGDQAGQLNEEFVAAVGAAFARLMRDEGAAMVVVGHDMRDSSPALAEAFSRGVNSQGLDTIGIGLCSTDELYYASGVKDCPGAMFTASHNPAKYNGIKLCRAGARPVGQDSGLQRISDELVNGIPGFDGGQGTHRTEDALEGYAAYLKDLVDLDIRSLTVAVDAGNGMGGLTVPAVFEGLPLKLHPLYFELDGNFPNHEANPLDPKNLVDLQKFTVEVGADLGIAFDGDADRCFIVDENGQAVSPSTICAMIAERYLRSNEGATIIHNLITSKSVPELVEKHGGVAVRTRVGHSFIKAQMAESQAIFGGEHSAHYYFSDFFNADSGMLAALHVLATLGGQDKPLSELKRAYELYQASGEINSQVADQEGRTEAVVQAFADRTRSTDRLDGVTIELTGGAWLNVRASNTEPLLRLNVEAPTTDEVDTIVDEALAVIRA, encoded by the coding sequence ATGACGGACGCACAGGCAACCGGACAGCACCAAACATGGTCCCGCGAGGACGTCGCGGCCATGATCAAGGCCTACGACGTCCGCGCCGTGGTGGGCGACCAGGCCGGTCAGCTCAATGAGGAATTTGTCGCAGCGGTGGGGGCCGCTTTCGCACGCTTGATGCGTGACGAAGGCGCAGCCATGGTCGTTGTGGGCCACGATATGCGCGATAGCTCGCCAGCTTTGGCTGAAGCTTTCTCACGCGGTGTGAACAGCCAAGGGTTAGATACCATCGGCATCGGGCTGTGCAGCACCGATGAGTTGTACTATGCCTCGGGCGTGAAGGACTGCCCTGGTGCCATGTTCACCGCATCCCACAATCCTGCTAAGTACAACGGCATCAAGCTGTGCCGTGCCGGTGCACGCCCGGTGGGCCAGGATTCGGGTCTGCAGCGGATCTCGGATGAGCTCGTCAACGGTATACCCGGCTTCGATGGGGGCCAAGGAACTCACCGCACCGAGGATGCCCTGGAGGGATATGCCGCCTACCTCAAGGATCTGGTCGACCTCGATATTCGGTCGCTGACTGTGGCTGTAGATGCCGGCAACGGTATGGGTGGCCTGACCGTCCCCGCAGTTTTTGAGGGCCTGCCACTGAAGTTACACCCCCTGTACTTCGAGTTGGATGGCAACTTCCCCAACCATGAAGCCAACCCGCTGGACCCCAAGAACTTGGTGGACCTACAGAAGTTCACCGTGGAGGTCGGTGCGGATCTGGGTATCGCCTTCGACGGTGATGCCGACCGCTGCTTCATTGTGGATGAAAATGGCCAGGCCGTTTCCCCGTCCACGATCTGCGCGATGATCGCCGAACGCTACCTGCGGTCCAACGAAGGTGCCACGATCATTCACAACCTGATCACCTCGAAGTCCGTACCGGAATTGGTGGAAAAGCATGGTGGCGTGGCTGTTCGTACCCGCGTGGGGCACTCGTTTATCAAGGCTCAAATGGCAGAATCCCAGGCCATCTTTGGTGGCGAGCACTCCGCGCACTACTACTTCAGCGATTTCTTCAACGCCGATTCGGGCATGTTGGCCGCTCTGCACGTCCTTGCAACGTTAGGCGGGCAGGATAAGCCATTGTCCGAATTGAAGCGGGCGTACGAGCTCTACCAGGCATCGGGCGAGATTAACTCCCAGGTAGCCGATCAAGAGGGCCGTACCGAGGCAGTGGTGCAGGCCTTCGCCGACCGCACGCGATCCACGGACCGGCTGGATGGCGTGACGATCGAGCTGACCGGCGGTGCCTGGTTAAACGTCCGCGCCTCGAACACCGAACCCCTGCTGCGCCTCAACGTGGAAGCCCCAACGACCGACGAAGTCGACACGATCGTCGACGAAGCCCTCGCTGTCATTCGGGCCTAA
- a CDS encoding DUF3499 domain-containing protein — protein MTFIRQCSRPGCSKPAVATLEFNYSEQRAIVGPLKAGDNPHQWNLCDSHAKRTTVPQGWTLEFNDDPIELNDEADEEELLALARAVQQAHDSQADGAEESAATDTPRITRREDLPQPTGHHPAKRNLPTSAPRRHLRTVSPKR, from the coding sequence GTGACTTTCATCCGACAATGTTCTCGCCCGGGGTGCTCCAAACCTGCCGTGGCGACCTTGGAGTTCAACTACTCCGAGCAGCGGGCTATCGTCGGGCCACTGAAGGCGGGCGATAACCCGCACCAGTGGAATCTGTGTGATAGCCACGCTAAGCGCACGACAGTCCCGCAGGGTTGGACTCTCGAGTTCAACGATGATCCGATCGAGCTCAACGACGAAGCAGACGAAGAAGAACTGCTCGCGCTGGCCCGTGCGGTGCAGCAAGCTCACGATAGCCAGGCTGACGGCGCTGAGGAATCCGCGGCAACGGATACTCCTCGGATCACTCGCAGGGAAGACCTGCCACAGCCCACCGGGCACCACCCGGCTAAGCGCAACCTGCCCACCAGTGCTCCGCGTAGGCATCTACGGACTGTCTCGCCGAAACGCTAA
- a CDS encoding metallopeptidase family protein — protein MRGIFLPELPRYKTRSEMFDARVLDAYQPLHERFEAELAGLDVAIDVVPRMRLNAGHSQWPEDVVADGPVPLGRLVPAGVDRSGQPTRPRLIIFRRPVEQRTKTSFELQELLTLILTKLIAVYLNVTPETIDPKFSWE, from the coding sequence ATGCGAGGAATCTTTCTGCCTGAGCTGCCGCGATACAAGACTCGATCGGAAATGTTCGACGCGCGTGTCCTAGACGCATACCAGCCGCTGCACGAGCGTTTTGAGGCTGAGCTTGCTGGTTTGGATGTCGCAATCGACGTGGTCCCCCGCATGCGCCTGAACGCCGGGCATTCTCAGTGGCCAGAAGACGTCGTTGCCGATGGCCCTGTCCCCCTTGGCCGGCTAGTGCCCGCAGGGGTTGACCGCTCTGGCCAGCCCACGCGCCCACGGTTGATTATTTTTCGACGCCCCGTTGAACAGCGGACCAAGACGTCCTTCGAACTCCAGGAGCTGCTGACGTTAATCTTGACCAAGCTCATCGCAGTATACCTGAACGTCACACCGGAGACTATCGATCCGAAGTTTTCGTGGGAGTAA
- a CDS encoding WhiB family transcriptional regulator, which translates to MDKSVETALSGLFADGSVAVERETDVESNAPKRNLFDLTQDFDLLFDAVEQDWQEQALCAQTDPEAFFPEKGGSTREAKRICQACGVRDECLEYALEHDERFGIWGGLSERERRRLKKRLG; encoded by the coding sequence GTGGATAAATCAGTAGAAACGGCCCTGAGTGGCCTCTTCGCTGATGGCTCTGTCGCAGTGGAGCGGGAGACTGACGTGGAAAGCAACGCGCCTAAGCGCAACCTATTCGACCTGACTCAGGACTTCGATCTGCTCTTCGATGCCGTAGAGCAGGACTGGCAGGAACAGGCGCTGTGTGCGCAGACGGATCCGGAAGCATTCTTTCCGGAAAAGGGTGGTTCCACCCGTGAGGCTAAGCGCATCTGCCAAGCGTGCGGGGTTCGCGACGAATGCCTTGAATACGCTCTGGAACATGATGAGCGCTTCGGTATTTGGGGTGGGCTTTCCGAGCGCGAGCGGCGCCGGTTGAAGAAGCGGCTGGGCTAG
- a CDS encoding sugar phosphate nucleotidyltransferase, producing the protein MVADRQIATQELAQNTDAVILVGGKGTRLRPLTNATPKPMLPVAGAPFLEHLLARIKEAGMRHVILGTSFKAEVFEEHFGDGSDLGLELEYVVEDEPLGTGGGIRNVASRLRHDRAMVFNGDVLGGTDLGEVLRTHVEQQADVTLHLLRVSDPRAFGCVPTDSNGRVTAFLEKTEDPPTDQINAGSYVFNREIIEEIPAGRPVSVEREVFPGLLEQGKRVFGHVDQSYWRDMGTPADFVRGSSDLVRGIAPSPLIKGRHGEALVDESSAIAGGALLLGGTVIGRGAEIGAGVRIDTSVVLDGVHIEAGATLERCVVAPGARIGARAHLVDCVIGEGAVIGARCELLGGARVWPGVQIPDGGLRFSSDV; encoded by the coding sequence ATGGTTGCAGATCGCCAGATCGCGACGCAGGAACTTGCCCAGAACACGGATGCTGTGATTCTCGTCGGAGGCAAGGGAACTCGACTGCGGCCCCTGACGAACGCCACCCCTAAACCCATGCTGCCGGTGGCGGGCGCACCTTTCTTGGAGCACCTCCTCGCGCGCATCAAGGAAGCCGGTATGCGCCACGTGATCCTCGGTACGTCATTCAAGGCTGAGGTGTTCGAAGAGCACTTCGGCGATGGTTCGGATTTGGGGCTCGAGCTCGAGTACGTGGTGGAGGATGAACCACTGGGTACGGGCGGGGGAATCCGCAATGTCGCTAGTCGCCTACGGCATGATCGTGCGATGGTCTTTAATGGTGATGTGCTGGGCGGTACGGACCTGGGGGAAGTGCTGCGCACCCACGTGGAGCAGCAGGCGGATGTCACTTTGCATTTGCTCCGTGTAAGCGATCCCCGTGCGTTTGGCTGCGTGCCAACTGATTCCAATGGCCGCGTAACGGCATTCCTGGAAAAGACCGAGGACCCACCGACGGATCAGATCAACGCGGGTTCATATGTTTTCAACCGCGAGATCATTGAGGAGATCCCGGCCGGTCGGCCTGTGTCGGTGGAGCGTGAGGTGTTCCCAGGACTGCTGGAACAAGGCAAGCGCGTGTTCGGTCACGTTGACCAGTCGTATTGGCGCGATATGGGAACGCCAGCGGACTTCGTTCGGGGCTCCTCTGACCTCGTGCGTGGCATTGCTCCATCACCACTGATCAAGGGCCGTCACGGTGAAGCGCTCGTGGATGAATCCAGCGCCATCGCCGGGGGAGCGCTCCTATTGGGTGGAACTGTGATTGGGCGCGGTGCTGAAATTGGCGCGGGTGTGCGCATTGATACCTCGGTGGTGCTGGATGGTGTGCACATCGAAGCGGGCGCCACCTTGGAGCGTTGCGTGGTGGCTCCAGGTGCGCGCATCGGTGCGCGGGCCCACCTGGTGGACTGTGTCATCGGTGAAGGGGCAGTCATTGGTGCGCGTTGTGAACTCCTCGGGGGTGCTCGAGTGTGGCCGGGCGTGCAGATTCCGGACGGCGGATTGCGTTTCAGTTCGGACGTCTAG
- a CDS encoding glycosyltransferase family 2 protein: MAPIAIITVTYSPGEYLEKFLVSTGAAASQGARVVMVDNGSTDGAPEAAEAQGLAELVYSGGNVGYGAGMNCGVRWLREARERGEVDGEFFVISNPDVVFQPGAIDTMLQVARAHPRAGAVGPRIDEADGSIYPSARRVPELGSGIGHALLAPIWPGNPWTKRYLADADMTREKTTGWLSGSCVLMRWDAFESVGGFDERYFMYMEDVDLGDRLGKAGWLNVYTPEAHIAHAKGHSAGKHPDIVLPAHHESAYRFLADRNPGPWKAPLRLVLKVGLKLRGQIALALALAKR; this comes from the coding sequence ATGGCACCGATTGCAATCATTACCGTCACCTACTCGCCGGGGGAATACCTAGAAAAGTTCTTGGTATCCACGGGCGCAGCTGCGTCACAGGGAGCGCGGGTGGTGATGGTGGACAATGGATCCACGGATGGGGCGCCGGAAGCTGCAGAGGCCCAAGGGTTGGCAGAATTGGTGTACTCCGGCGGCAATGTGGGTTATGGCGCAGGTATGAACTGCGGAGTGCGATGGCTGCGCGAGGCCCGCGAGCGAGGCGAAGTGGACGGCGAGTTCTTCGTGATCTCCAACCCTGATGTGGTGTTCCAGCCCGGTGCCATCGACACGATGCTGCAGGTGGCTCGCGCACATCCGCGAGCCGGAGCTGTTGGGCCGCGTATCGATGAGGCCGATGGCAGCATTTATCCCTCCGCGCGCCGGGTGCCGGAACTGGGCAGCGGAATTGGGCATGCGTTACTGGCCCCCATCTGGCCCGGGAACCCATGGACGAAACGCTACCTTGCCGATGCCGATATGACGCGCGAGAAGACGACCGGCTGGTTGTCGGGGTCCTGTGTTTTAATGCGGTGGGATGCTTTCGAGTCCGTAGGCGGATTCGATGAGCGCTACTTCATGTACATGGAAGATGTGGATCTGGGAGACCGTTTGGGTAAGGCGGGCTGGCTGAATGTTTACACCCCAGAGGCCCATATCGCGCACGCCAAGGGGCATTCGGCCGGCAAGCACCCGGATATTGTGCTGCCCGCCCACCACGAGAGTGCGTATCGGTTCTTGGCTGATCGCAACCCCGGTCCCTGGAAGGCTCCGCTACGACTAGTGCTGAAGGTCGGGCTGAAACTGCGAGGGCAGATAGCGCTGGCGCTGGCTTTGGCGAAGCGGTAG
- a CDS encoding SDR family oxidoreductase, with protein sequence MSFIVVGCNGQVGSFLTELFGPAAIPVDRTQLDLSSKKSVEQFFSSFPSFAPNRLGGATSGSTEAAHQPLPSLSTPSSRPTALINCAAFTAVDAAESDTGATLNHRVNAVAPGWLAQHCQHMRIPMVHISTDYVFDGQLPVGQEYSTTHPVQPVNAYGRAKAEGERAVLHFGGHVVRTAWVYSGPEHPNKDFASTMLRLARRGVNPNVVNDQFGRPSHAQLVASAIKEVAEALADGAALPQVLHATGNGEPTSWCEFAREVFAATGHDPQRVSAIPTSEYPTPARRPANSVLSLAEWETWGLSPLPAWRETLREKAAVW encoded by the coding sequence ATGTCATTCATCGTGGTCGGTTGTAATGGCCAAGTGGGAAGTTTCCTTACGGAATTGTTCGGCCCCGCGGCCATCCCTGTCGATCGCACGCAGCTGGACCTGTCGTCGAAGAAGAGTGTGGAGCAGTTTTTTTCTTCTTTTCCTTCTTTCGCGCCCAACCGGCTTGGGGGTGCTACGTCTGGTTCCACGGAGGCTGCACATCAACCTCTCCCTTCGTTGTCGACGCCCTCCTCTCGCCCGACCGCGCTGATCAACTGCGCTGCGTTTACCGCGGTGGACGCGGCTGAAAGCGATACCGGGGCCACTCTCAACCACCGCGTCAACGCCGTCGCGCCGGGTTGGCTTGCACAGCACTGTCAGCACATGCGGATACCCATGGTGCATATCTCCACGGATTACGTTTTTGATGGGCAACTACCGGTGGGGCAGGAGTACTCCACCACCCATCCCGTTCAACCCGTGAATGCCTACGGCCGCGCCAAAGCCGAGGGAGAGCGGGCCGTCCTCCATTTCGGGGGGCACGTTGTGCGTACCGCTTGGGTATACAGCGGGCCCGAACACCCCAACAAGGACTTCGCATCCACCATGTTGCGGTTGGCACGCCGCGGCGTGAACCCGAACGTGGTGAACGACCAATTCGGCCGCCCAAGTCACGCGCAGCTGGTGGCGTCGGCAATAAAAGAAGTGGCAGAAGCCTTAGCCGATGGTGCAGCCCTGCCCCAGGTCTTGCACGCGACAGGCAATGGGGAACCGACCAGCTGGTGTGAGTTCGCTCGGGAGGTATTTGCAGCCACCGGGCACGATCCCCAACGCGTGTCCGCCATCCCGACGAGCGAATACCCAACCCCTGCGCGACGCCCGGCGAATTCCGTACTGAGCTTGGCGGAATGGGAGACCTGGGGACTGTCCCCTTTGCCTGCGTGGCGCGAAACACTGCGGGAAAAAGCTGCTGTATGGTGA
- a CDS encoding LCP family protein — protein sequence MNYDNRPRRSRHIQAAPTGPEARQIGPRPARGVLAAVSAALLAFTGVGYATIGNLNNELAEANNLDLGNSPDGATDILLVGVDSRTDAKGNPLSQQEIDMLRAGEEEATNTDTMILIRVPNDGSSATAVSLPRDTYVKTPDQGNMKLNGVYGTAKFEKQQALEHNGETDKAKIDKESTEVGRQALISTVADLTGITVDHYAEIGLLGFVLLTDAVGGVDVCLNKAVDEPLSGAKFPKGRQRLGGPDALSFVRQRHELPRGDLDRITRQQAYMASLTSQILSSKTLTNPSAISKINNAVQRSVVLDEGWDVMGLATQMQNLSGGNVKFQTIPVTSIDGTGDYGESIVTVNTKKVHEFFSDLLGNKQAEKPEQTQEKKPITDYKAEDYTVSVSNASDIPGLAGRVSTLTTDYGYKSGKVGNSPQAGVSESQVNAKDENDPAARALAKQLGGLKVVEDTSLSDKELAVTLSGTYAGPGFLEGSAQLLPPDDPNVGTLTAGMKDLDGDGIPDGDSSTGSTGTSGTDSSAGAEKDSSAVVGSEGSMGLDEKEKQPIDAGGDGPMCVN from the coding sequence ATGAATTACGACAACCGTCCGCGTCGCTCCCGACACATTCAAGCAGCGCCCACCGGTCCCGAAGCTAGGCAAATTGGTCCCCGCCCAGCTCGCGGTGTTTTGGCAGCTGTGTCGGCAGCGTTGTTGGCCTTCACGGGCGTGGGGTACGCCACCATTGGCAACTTGAATAACGAATTAGCGGAGGCCAACAACCTGGATCTGGGTAACTCCCCCGATGGCGCGACGGATATTTTGCTGGTCGGTGTGGATTCTCGTACCGACGCTAAAGGCAATCCTCTAAGCCAGCAGGAAATCGACATGCTTCGTGCGGGCGAGGAAGAAGCCACGAATACCGACACGATGATTCTCATTCGCGTGCCGAATGACGGCAGCTCGGCAACGGCGGTTTCCCTGCCGCGCGATACGTATGTGAAAACCCCCGATCAGGGAAATATGAAGCTCAACGGTGTGTACGGCACCGCGAAATTCGAGAAGCAACAGGCCCTGGAGCACAACGGGGAAACCGATAAAGCGAAAATCGATAAAGAATCCACGGAGGTCGGCCGCCAGGCGTTGATTTCCACAGTGGCTGATCTGACGGGAATTACCGTTGACCATTATGCAGAAATCGGACTTTTGGGCTTTGTCCTGTTGACGGATGCGGTCGGTGGCGTGGATGTTTGCCTGAATAAGGCCGTGGATGAGCCTTTGTCTGGCGCCAAGTTCCCGAAGGGTCGCCAACGCTTGGGTGGTCCAGACGCGCTGAGTTTCGTACGCCAGCGCCATGAGCTGCCCCGCGGCGACCTTGATCGCATTACGCGTCAGCAGGCATATATGGCGTCGCTTACCAGCCAGATCCTGAGCTCGAAAACTTTGACTAACCCCTCCGCAATCTCCAAGATCAACAATGCCGTCCAGCGTTCGGTCGTCTTGGACGAAGGCTGGGACGTCATGGGACTGGCTACTCAGATGCAAAACCTGTCTGGTGGCAATGTGAAATTCCAAACAATCCCTGTCACCTCCATCGATGGCACGGGCGATTACGGCGAATCGATCGTAACCGTCAACACCAAAAAGGTCCACGAATTCTTCAGTGACTTGCTGGGCAACAAGCAGGCAGAAAAGCCCGAACAAACCCAAGAAAAGAAGCCCATTACGGATTACAAAGCCGAGGATTACACCGTCTCCGTCAGCAATGCCAGCGACATTCCAGGACTGGCGGGACGGGTTTCCACGCTGACAACGGATTATGGGTACAAGAGCGGCAAGGTAGGCAATTCACCACAGGCCGGTGTGTCCGAATCACAGGTCAACGCCAAGGACGAAAACGATCCGGCAGCGCGCGCATTGGCGAAGCAGCTAGGTGGGTTGAAGGTCGTGGAGGACACGTCCCTGAGTGATAAGGAACTGGCCGTGACGTTGTCGGGCACCTACGCGGGCCCGGGATTCCTCGAAGGCTCCGCGCAGCTGCTGCCGCCGGATGACCCGAACGTCGGCACCCTGACCGCAGGTATGAAAGATCTTGACGGTGACGGCATTCCCGATGGTGATTCCTCTACTGGCTCCACCGGTACCTCTGGGACCGATTCCTCCGCGGGCGCGGAAAAGGATTCTTCCGCGGTCGTCGGCTCCGAGGGATCCATGGGCTTGGACGAGAAGGAAAAGCAGCCCATCGATGCCGGTGGCGATGGCCCAATGTGTGTGAACTAG
- a CDS encoding TIGR03089 family protein: MDFLSELLSDPATPRLTTYTTHGRMELSAQTLANWQAKVANLLTGIGAQPGDVVVLAASASWQPAVIALGAWKVGCAVVSSFAELTEALRPATSVPDAAPAPTGRLIAVFTDDADIVESDEATDAEEIYLLSNDPFGRGVEESGGDVPFGVNDFSPELRVQPDAFMGLDIPRTTSDGLFVTQGLTAGEYLARARSQWADEHPNAEVAAPSAATSAPRAAFSPWADTQGLAVALEPLAAGGSTVMVDTAGVSDLTKVLESEKVTANTLES; the protein is encoded by the coding sequence ATGGATTTCCTTTCGGAGCTGCTCTCTGACCCAGCCACCCCGCGCCTCACGACGTACACCACCCACGGACGTATGGAGCTCTCGGCGCAAACCCTCGCCAACTGGCAAGCCAAAGTTGCGAACCTCCTTACCGGCATCGGTGCACAACCGGGTGATGTGGTTGTGCTGGCGGCCTCCGCATCGTGGCAACCGGCCGTCATCGCACTCGGGGCATGGAAAGTCGGCTGCGCCGTCGTTTCGTCTTTCGCCGAGCTCACCGAGGCACTTCGTCCTGCTACCTCTGTACCCGACGCCGCCCCGGCCCCCACAGGACGTTTAATCGCAGTCTTTACCGACGATGCCGACATCGTGGAAAGTGACGAAGCCACAGATGCAGAGGAAATCTACTTGCTATCCAATGATCCGTTTGGGCGGGGCGTAGAGGAATCCGGCGGGGATGTGCCGTTCGGCGTGAATGATTTCTCACCCGAATTGCGCGTGCAGCCCGATGCATTTATGGGGTTAGACATCCCGCGGACAACCTCGGACGGTTTATTCGTTACCCAGGGCCTTACCGCTGGAGAATACCTAGCTCGCGCCCGGTCGCAATGGGCAGACGAGCACCCAAACGCGGAAGTAGCGGCACCCTCTGCCGCTACTTCCGCTCCCCGCGCAGCGTTCAGCCCTTGGGCAGACACCCAGGGGCTGGCTGTCGCTTTGGAACCGCTCGCTGCCGGTGGATCCACGGTCATGGTGGATACCGCGGGGGTTAGTGATCTGACAAAGGTTCTGGAATCAGAGAAGGTTACGGCCAACACGTTAGAGAGTTAA
- a CDS encoding ABC transporter permease — protein sequence MSSFLAALKSETTKLLTLRSTLVYFILLGGSIGGPVFLYLAFATEKNAVTWTDLLMGGMITQMIAVIFGASSTAGEIASKMHAQAFLTERSRWNWLGARAVVSVVFLAVTVAIAVALTILMVTVWPGAEFKPEQGVSLATTFGGVLAFALLAIGIAAIVRSRVAAVGLPLVWMLVIEPLIMSVGSNVSLLKTLAKFLPARTMQDIDKWYLIPERGADFLTPTFSVTVLAIWVIALLVLGFWRNSRADVR from the coding sequence ATGAGCAGTTTTCTTGCAGCACTCAAATCCGAAACCACCAAGCTGCTGACTTTGCGCAGCACGTTGGTTTACTTCATCCTCCTCGGCGGATCGATCGGCGGCCCGGTCTTCCTCTACTTGGCTTTTGCCACTGAAAAAAACGCCGTGACGTGGACTGACCTTTTGATGGGTGGCATGATCACCCAGATGATCGCAGTGATTTTTGGTGCTTCCAGCACCGCGGGTGAAATCGCTTCAAAGATGCACGCCCAGGCCTTCCTGACCGAGCGATCCCGCTGGAATTGGCTGGGGGCGCGCGCAGTGGTCTCAGTTGTTTTCCTTGCCGTCACGGTGGCTATTGCTGTTGCGCTCACCATTTTGATGGTCACGGTGTGGCCGGGCGCTGAGTTCAAGCCGGAGCAGGGTGTGTCTCTAGCTACCACCTTCGGCGGGGTTCTGGCCTTTGCGTTGCTGGCAATCGGCATCGCCGCGATCGTGCGTTCCCGCGTAGCAGCTGTGGGCCTGCCACTGGTGTGGATGTTGGTTATCGAACCACTCATCATGAGCGTTGGCAGCAATGTCTCCCTGCTGAAAACTCTGGCTAAGTTCCTTCCTGCCCGCACGATGCAGGACATCGATAAGTGGTACCTCATTCCCGAACGTGGTGCCGATTTCTTGACGCCCACCTTCTCCGTCACCGTGCTGGCCATCTGGGTTATCGCGCTGCTCGTCCTAGGGTTCTGGCGCAATTCCCGGGCGGATGTTCGATAA